Proteins encoded together in one Paracidovorax wautersii window:
- a CDS encoding OmpA family protein encodes MRGAPWQRRLATALLAGSACAAAVAQGLLVERSGRPLAQAPTALQPVAEAPRTQLSPQNVQGGLSPQGPATRLQPQAGPATVLREAEVPAARLAQTRALLAELKAQPTPQQAISVDLPADVLFDFDQATLRPDAAAPLDKAAELIKSYAQAPLQVVGHTDSKGTDAYNDDLSLRRAHTVAQALQQRTARLPQALGRGEREPVAPNATPDGRDDPQGRQRNRRVQILIGALPGAGARN; translated from the coding sequence ATGCGCGGCGCCCCATGGCAACGCCGCCTGGCCACGGCGCTGCTGGCGGGCAGCGCGTGTGCTGCCGCCGTCGCCCAAGGCCTGCTGGTGGAGCGCAGCGGGCGGCCCCTGGCCCAGGCCCCGACGGCATTGCAGCCGGTGGCCGAGGCGCCCCGAACGCAGTTGAGTCCCCAGAACGTGCAGGGCGGGCTGTCGCCCCAAGGGCCTGCCACCCGGCTGCAGCCGCAGGCCGGGCCGGCGACGGTGCTGCGCGAGGCCGAGGTGCCGGCGGCACGGCTCGCACAGACCCGGGCGCTGCTCGCGGAGTTGAAGGCGCAGCCCACGCCCCAGCAGGCCATCTCCGTCGATCTGCCCGCCGACGTGCTGTTCGACTTCGACCAGGCGACGCTGCGGCCGGACGCCGCGGCTCCGCTCGACAAGGCGGCCGAACTGATCAAGAGCTATGCCCAGGCGCCGCTGCAGGTCGTCGGTCACACCGACAGCAAGGGCACCGACGCCTACAACGACGACCTCTCGCTGCGCCGGGCGCACACCGTGGCCCAGGCGCTGCAGCAGCGCACGGCGCGTCTGCCCCAGGCGCTGGGACGGGGCGAGCGCGAACCGGTCGCCCCCAATGCGACGCCGGACGGGCGCGATGACCCGCAAGGGCGCCAGCGCAACCGCAGGGTGCAGATCCTGATTGGTGCGCTTCCCGGGGCCGGGGCACGGAACTGA
- a CDS encoding DUF1513 domain-containing protein has protein sequence MAAFSPLVSRRGALAWVSGLLTAPMLARAAAEPLRALQLAAAWQQADGGYRIGLLAAPGAPDAPVSVLHELEVPTRAHGVHPLPDGSILATARRPGDWLLRWHPGGADAEPLWHWVDPTRSFNGHVIGSPNGRHIYTTETDIDTGASLVARRDARSLETEAEWSTHGIDAHELLWAPAAEGSGERTLIVANGGVPTAPETGRVKRDLHTMDSSIVRLDVRSGELLGQWRLQDPRLSLRHLAWSTDRRVLGVALQAEHDDLATRHSAPILALFDGQALRVASAPQDVARSIHGYGGSIAATASGWAVSCPRANGIATFAPQGAWHGLVALSEVCALAVDRQQLWAAGVTHSLQDALQHPQRHPHARSLDGARMDNHWAVARSAARPT, from the coding sequence ATGGCGGCCTTCTCACCCCTTGTGTCGCGGCGCGGCGCCCTGGCCTGGGTCAGCGGCCTGCTGACCGCACCGATGCTCGCACGGGCGGCCGCCGAGCCGCTCCGCGCGCTGCAGCTGGCCGCCGCTTGGCAGCAGGCGGACGGCGGATACCGCATCGGGCTGCTGGCCGCGCCCGGAGCCCCCGACGCCCCCGTCAGCGTGCTGCATGAACTGGAAGTGCCCACGCGCGCGCACGGCGTGCACCCGCTGCCGGACGGCAGCATCCTGGCTACGGCACGCCGGCCCGGCGACTGGCTGCTGCGCTGGCATCCTGGCGGCGCCGACGCCGAGCCGCTCTGGCACTGGGTGGACCCCACGCGCTCGTTCAACGGCCACGTGATCGGCAGCCCCAACGGCCGCCACATCTACACGACCGAGACCGATATCGATACCGGTGCCAGCCTGGTCGCCCGGCGCGATGCGCGCAGCCTGGAGACCGAGGCCGAATGGTCCACGCACGGCATCGACGCGCATGAACTCCTCTGGGCGCCCGCGGCCGAAGGCAGCGGCGAGCGCACCCTCATCGTCGCCAACGGCGGCGTGCCCACGGCACCGGAGACCGGCCGCGTCAAGCGCGACCTGCACACCATGGATTCTTCCATCGTGCGCCTGGACGTCCGCAGCGGCGAGCTGCTGGGCCAATGGCGGCTGCAGGACCCGCGCCTGAGCCTGCGCCACCTGGCCTGGAGTACCGACCGCCGCGTGCTGGGCGTCGCCCTGCAGGCCGAGCACGACGACCTGGCGACCAGGCATTCGGCGCCCATCCTCGCCCTCTTCGACGGCCAGGCGCTGCGTGTGGCGAGCGCCCCGCAAGACGTTGCCCGCAGCATCCACGGCTACGGCGGCAGCATTGCGGCCACGGCATCGGGCTGGGCCGTGAGCTGTCCGCGGGCGAACGGCATCGCCACCTTCGCGCCGCAAGGCGCCTGGCACGGCCTGGTCGCCCTGTCCGAGGTCTGCGCGCTGGCGGTGGACCGCCAGCAGCTCTGGGCGGCGGGGGTGACGCATTCGCTGCAGGACGCACTCCAGCACCCGCAGCGCCATCCACATGCCCGCAGCCTGGACGGCGCCCGCATGGACAACCACTGGGCGGTCGCGCGCAGCGCTGCCCGGCCCACGTAG
- a CDS encoding tripartite tricarboxylate transporter substrate binding protein BugE — translation MSFERMHTTRRQLLATGLGLAGAAALPAFAAGDKYPSRPITLVVPFPPGGSVDVMARQYTEALGRILGVPIVVDNKPGAGGSIGTQFVARAPADGYTLVASSQSSHLANPLVQPKLGYDPIKDFENIAIMGRQPNVLVAHPSVPAKNFAEFVAYLKANPGQVNFATAGAGSMGQINAEAFLLAVNAKGVHIPYRGGSPYVTAILAGEVQFALDNLVVFLQHIQAGKLRALAVASDTRVAQLPDVPTFKELGFPDLNQSSWTGIAAPAGTPAAIVATLHKAIRKAATEPAMIENLKARGVIPPEEMTPAAFEKMMSDRLASYGEVVRKANIKPE, via the coding sequence ATGTCCTTCGAACGCATGCACACCACCCGTCGCCAACTGCTCGCCACCGGCCTGGGCCTCGCCGGCGCTGCCGCCCTGCCAGCCTTCGCCGCAGGCGACAAGTACCCCAGCCGCCCGATCACGCTGGTCGTGCCCTTCCCGCCCGGTGGCTCGGTCGACGTGATGGCCCGCCAGTACACCGAAGCGCTGGGCCGCATCCTGGGCGTGCCGATCGTGGTGGACAACAAGCCCGGTGCGGGCGGCTCCATCGGCACGCAGTTCGTGGCGCGTGCGCCGGCCGACGGCTACACCTTGGTGGCCTCGTCGCAAAGCAGCCACCTGGCCAACCCGCTGGTGCAGCCCAAGTTGGGCTACGACCCGATCAAGGACTTCGAGAACATCGCCATCATGGGCCGCCAGCCCAACGTGCTGGTAGCGCATCCCAGCGTGCCTGCCAAGAACTTCGCCGAGTTCGTGGCCTACCTGAAGGCCAACCCCGGCCAGGTCAACTTCGCCACCGCCGGCGCCGGCAGCATGGGCCAGATCAACGCCGAGGCGTTCCTGCTGGCCGTGAACGCCAAGGGCGTGCACATCCCGTACCGCGGCGGCTCGCCCTACGTGACGGCCATCCTCGCGGGCGAGGTGCAGTTCGCGCTCGACAACCTGGTGGTGTTCCTGCAGCACATCCAGGCCGGCAAGCTGCGCGCCCTGGCCGTGGCGTCGGACACGCGCGTGGCGCAGCTGCCCGATGTGCCGACCTTCAAGGAACTGGGCTTCCCCGACCTGAACCAGTCGTCGTGGACCGGCATCGCCGCCCCGGCCGGCACACCCGCCGCCATCGTGGCCACGCTGCACAAGGCCATCCGCAAGGCGGCGACCGAGCCCGCGATGATCGAGAACCTCAAGGCCCGCGGCGTGATCCCGCCCGAAGAGATGACGCCGGCCGCCTTCGAGAAAATGATGTCCGACCGCCTAGCAAGCTACGGCGAAGTCGTGCGCAAGGCCAACATCAAGCCCGAGTAA
- a CDS encoding UvrD-helicase domain-containing protein, producing MPSQDLFSGAHDAPFGAGQAGPAPRVDPATSPLLQNLNDEQLAAVTLPAGHALILAGAGSGKTRVLTTRIAWLLQNGYATPGGILAVTFTNKAAKEMVARLSAMLPVSVRGMWIGTFHGLCNRLLRAHYKLAGLPQSFQILDTQDMLSAVKRLCKQYNIDEERFPPKQLAYFIAGCKEEGLRPGAVDARDADTRKKVELYQLYEEQCQREGVVDFGELMLRSFELLRDNDPIREHYQRRFAHILVDEFQDTNKLQYAWLKQLAGDTVAGRFQSRSSVIAVGDDDQSIYAFRGARVGNMADFVREFDVQRQIKLEQNYRSYSNILDSANALISHNSKRLGKNLRTTQGPGEPVRVYESNTDLAEAQWIVDEIKQLVRSDGFERKEIAVLYRSNAQSRVIESALFNASVPYRVYGGLRFFERAEIKHALAYLRLLENPHDDTSFLRVVNFPPRGIGARTIEVLQDAARNAGCSLHDAVSAVPGKAGANLGAFVALVDVMREQTQGQNLRGIIGQMLEASGLLEHYRNEKEGADRIENLDELVNAAESFVTQEGFGRDAVALPVDEHGANLSQSPASQGLDPSLPQTDEPLAPVAGIVDADTGETLSPLAAFLTHAALEAGDNQAQAGQDAVQLMTVHASKGLEFDGVFIGGMEEGLFPHENSMNDREGLEEERRLMYVAITRARKRLYLSHSQTRMLHGQTRYNIKSRFFDELPESALKWITPKQQGFGSYAPNPGAGSAYGAGAKGGFGYRSETFASPPVPVQKAAPSHGLRVGLAVFHTKFGEGKVKALEGTGDDARAQVDFPRHGTKWLALSVAKLTIVD from the coding sequence ATGCCTTCTCAAGACCTGTTTTCCGGCGCGCACGATGCGCCTTTCGGCGCTGGCCAGGCCGGCCCTGCGCCGCGCGTCGACCCTGCCACGTCGCCCCTGCTGCAGAACCTCAACGACGAGCAGCTCGCCGCCGTCACGCTGCCGGCGGGCCACGCGCTGATCCTGGCGGGCGCCGGCTCGGGCAAGACCCGCGTGCTGACCACGCGCATCGCCTGGCTGCTGCAAAACGGCTACGCCACGCCCGGCGGCATCCTGGCCGTCACGTTCACCAACAAGGCTGCCAAGGAAATGGTGGCGCGCCTGTCGGCCATGCTGCCGGTGAGCGTGCGCGGCATGTGGATCGGCACCTTCCACGGCCTGTGCAACCGCCTGCTGCGCGCGCACTACAAGCTGGCGGGGCTGCCGCAGTCGTTCCAGATCCTGGACACGCAGGACATGCTCTCGGCCGTCAAGCGGCTGTGCAAGCAGTACAACATCGACGAAGAACGCTTTCCGCCCAAGCAGCTGGCCTATTTCATCGCCGGCTGCAAGGAAGAGGGCCTGCGCCCCGGCGCGGTGGACGCGCGCGACGCGGACACGCGCAAGAAGGTCGAGCTGTACCAGCTATACGAAGAGCAGTGCCAGCGCGAGGGCGTGGTCGACTTCGGCGAGCTGATGCTGCGCAGCTTCGAGCTGCTGCGTGACAACGACCCCATCCGCGAGCACTACCAGCGCCGCTTTGCGCACATCCTGGTGGACGAGTTCCAGGACACCAACAAGCTGCAGTACGCTTGGCTCAAGCAGCTGGCGGGCGACACCGTGGCCGGGCGCTTCCAGTCGCGCAGCAGCGTGATCGCCGTGGGCGACGACGACCAGAGCATCTACGCCTTCCGCGGCGCGCGGGTGGGCAACATGGCCGACTTCGTGCGCGAGTTCGACGTGCAGCGCCAGATCAAGCTGGAGCAGAACTACCGCAGCTACAGCAACATCCTCGACTCCGCCAACGCGCTCATCAGCCACAACAGCAAGCGCTTAGGGAAAAACCTGCGCACCACGCAGGGCCCGGGCGAGCCGGTTCGCGTGTACGAGTCGAACACCGATCTGGCCGAGGCGCAGTGGATAGTCGACGAGATCAAGCAGCTGGTGCGCAGCGACGGCTTCGAGCGCAAGGAGATCGCCGTGCTCTACCGCAGCAATGCGCAGAGCCGGGTGATCGAATCCGCGCTGTTCAACGCCAGCGTGCCCTACCGCGTGTACGGCGGCCTGCGCTTCTTCGAGCGCGCCGAAATCAAGCACGCGCTGGCCTATCTGCGCCTGCTGGAGAACCCGCACGACGACACCAGCTTCTTGCGCGTGGTGAACTTCCCGCCGCGCGGCATCGGCGCGCGCACGATCGAAGTGCTGCAGGACGCAGCGCGCAACGCGGGCTGCTCGCTGCACGACGCGGTAAGCGCCGTGCCCGGCAAGGCCGGCGCCAACCTGGGCGCCTTCGTGGCGCTGGTGGATGTGATGCGCGAGCAGACGCAAGGCCAGAACCTGCGCGGCATCATCGGCCAGATGCTGGAGGCCAGCGGCCTGCTGGAGCACTACCGCAACGAGAAGGAAGGCGCCGACCGGATCGAGAACCTGGACGAACTGGTGAATGCGGCCGAAAGCTTCGTCACGCAGGAAGGCTTTGGCCGCGACGCGGTCGCGCTGCCGGTGGACGAGCACGGCGCCAACCTGTCGCAGAGCCCCGCCAGCCAGGGGCTGGATCCGTCGCTGCCGCAGACGGACGAGCCGCTGGCACCCGTCGCCGGCATCGTCGATGCCGACACGGGCGAGACGCTGTCGCCGCTGGCAGCCTTCCTCACCCACGCCGCGCTGGAGGCCGGCGACAACCAGGCCCAGGCCGGCCAGGACGCCGTGCAGCTCATGACCGTGCACGCCAGCAAGGGCCTGGAGTTCGACGGCGTTTTCATCGGCGGCATGGAAGAGGGCCTGTTCCCGCACGAGAACTCCATGAACGACCGCGAGGGCCTGGAAGAAGAGCGCCGCCTGATGTACGTGGCCATCACGCGCGCCCGCAAGCGCCTGTACCTGAGCCATTCGCAGACCCGCATGCTGCACGGCCAGACGCGCTACAACATCAAGAGCCGCTTCTTCGACGAACTGCCCGAAAGCGCGCTGAAGTGGATCACGCCCAAGCAGCAGGGCTTCGGCTCGTATGCTCCTAATCCAGGAGCTGGAAGCGCTTATGGGGCGGGCGCCAAGGGCGGTTTTGGCTATCGGTCGGAAACCTTTGCCAGCCCACCGGTGCCGGTGCAGAAGGCAGCGCCGTCGCACGGCCTGCGCGTGGGGCTGGCGGTGTTCCACACCAAGTTCGGCGAAGGCAAGGTCAAGGCGCTGGAGGGCACGGGCGACGACGCACGCGCGCAGGTGGACTTTCCCCGCCACGGCACCAAGTGGCTGGCCCTGAGCGTGGCCAAGCTCACCATCGTCGACTGA
- a CDS encoding GMP reductase, whose translation MEIFDYDNVLLLPRKCRVESRSECDASITLGSRTFRLPVVPANMKTVVDEKICRWMATNGYFYVMHRFDLDNVQFVRDMHAAGTFASISLGVKSPDYATVDTLVAEGLVPEYITIDIAHGHADSVKNMIGYLKEKLPQSFVIAGNVATPEAVIDLENWGADATKVGVGPGKVCITKLKTGFGTGGWQLSALKWCARVATKPIIADGGIRSHGDIAKSIRFGATMVMIGSLFAGHEESPGKTVEVDGEPYKEYYGSASDFNKGEYKHVEGKRILEPIKGKLADTLVEMEQDVQSSISYAGGKKLLDIRKVNYVILGGDNAGEHLLM comes from the coding sequence ATGGAAATCTTCGACTACGACAACGTCCTTCTGCTGCCGCGCAAGTGCCGCGTGGAAAGCCGGTCCGAGTGCGACGCCAGCATCACGCTGGGCTCGCGCACGTTCCGCCTGCCCGTGGTGCCCGCCAACATGAAGACGGTGGTGGACGAAAAGATCTGCCGCTGGATGGCGACGAACGGCTACTTCTACGTCATGCACCGCTTCGACCTGGACAACGTCCAGTTCGTGCGCGACATGCATGCCGCAGGCACCTTCGCTTCCATCTCGCTGGGCGTGAAGTCGCCCGACTACGCCACCGTGGACACGCTGGTGGCCGAGGGCCTGGTACCCGAGTACATCACCATCGACATCGCCCACGGCCATGCCGACAGCGTGAAGAACATGATCGGCTACCTCAAGGAGAAGCTGCCGCAGTCGTTCGTGATCGCCGGCAACGTGGCCACGCCCGAGGCCGTGATCGACCTGGAGAACTGGGGCGCCGACGCCACCAAGGTGGGCGTGGGCCCGGGCAAGGTGTGTATCACCAAGCTCAAGACCGGCTTCGGCACGGGCGGCTGGCAGCTGTCGGCGCTCAAGTGGTGCGCCCGCGTGGCCACCAAGCCCATCATTGCCGACGGCGGCATCCGCAGCCATGGCGACATCGCCAAAAGCATCCGGTTCGGAGCCACCATGGTGATGATCGGCTCGCTCTTCGCCGGCCACGAGGAATCGCCCGGCAAGACCGTGGAGGTGGATGGCGAGCCGTACAAGGAGTACTACGGCTCCGCCAGCGACTTCAACAAGGGCGAATACAAGCACGTGGAAGGCAAGCGCATCCTCGAACCCATCAAGGGCAAGCTGGCCGACACCCTGGTCGAGATGGAGCAGGACGTGCAAAGCTCCATCAGCTACGCCGGAGGCAAGAAGCTGCTGGACATCCGCAAGGTGAACTACGTGATCCTGGGCGGCGACAACGCGGGCGAGCATCTGCTGATGTGA
- a CDS encoding MurR/RpiR family transcriptional regulator, with amino-acid sequence MLLTERLAARAASLTASERALADDLLRHYPDGLMDSASAIAARTGTSASTVVRMFSKLGYDSLAEVRREARTEVTSRLQTAAQRAPATLGAERSLAECVDDALLHDQHNLAATRQGLDMAAFEATARLLGQDGGRVFVMAEKNSAPVASHLATHLNMCRPGVQDLGAGAPFAVDRMLWVEPQDVLLVFTIRRYSRGGLLAAQHFRAQGATVVALTDSPVAPIVQHAQHTLVARTANASPFDSYTAAFFLCNALVSAVAQLRHGAVGESLQRRDALWTRFQSDAIDGVLT; translated from the coding sequence ATGCTCCTGACCGAACGGCTCGCCGCCCGCGCCGCCTCCCTCACCGCCAGCGAGCGCGCGCTGGCCGACGACCTGCTGCGCCACTACCCCGACGGGCTGATGGATTCCGCCAGCGCCATCGCGGCCCGCACGGGCACCAGCGCCTCGACGGTGGTGCGCATGTTCTCCAAGCTGGGCTACGACAGCCTGGCCGAGGTGCGGCGCGAGGCGCGCACCGAGGTCACTTCGCGCCTGCAGACCGCCGCGCAGCGCGCTCCGGCCACGCTGGGCGCCGAGCGCAGCCTGGCCGAGTGCGTGGACGACGCCCTGCTGCACGACCAGCACAACCTGGCGGCCACGCGCCAGGGCCTGGACATGGCGGCCTTCGAGGCCACGGCGCGCCTGCTGGGCCAGGACGGTGGCCGCGTCTTCGTGATGGCCGAGAAGAACAGCGCGCCGGTTGCCAGCCACCTGGCCACGCACCTGAACATGTGCCGCCCCGGCGTGCAGGACCTGGGCGCGGGCGCGCCCTTCGCGGTGGACCGCATGCTGTGGGTGGAGCCGCAGGACGTGTTGCTGGTCTTCACCATCCGCCGCTATTCGCGCGGCGGCCTGCTGGCGGCGCAGCACTTCCGAGCGCAAGGCGCCACGGTGGTGGCACTGACCGACAGCCCGGTGGCGCCCATCGTGCAGCACGCGCAGCACACGCTGGTGGCGCGCACGGCCAATGCATCGCCGTTCGATTCCTACACCGCCGCGTTCTTCCTGTGCAACGCGCTGGTGTCCGCGGTGGCGCAGCTGCGCCATGGCGCCGTGGGCGAGTCGCTGCAGCGGCGCGACGCGCTGTGGACGCGGTTCCAGTCCGACGCGATTGACGGCGTGCTGACGTGA
- a CDS encoding TcpQ domain-containing protein: MAGTQTIERSWFVGATSLQWGAPVFAILALALTGCSTPAPKDYGGSWMPVNRFQSAPTEIPLSPAYTFYASPMDATLRNMLTRWASDNGLQLVYQIGSDFTLHQPVARVRSNDIQTAVSELSAIYAPQGIVIVADSKRIAVQPAASAAPTAVGLP, translated from the coding sequence ATGGCAGGGACTCAAACTATTGAGCGGAGTTGGTTCGTGGGTGCCACAAGCCTTCAATGGGGAGCTCCGGTCTTCGCCATCTTGGCCTTAGCGCTGACCGGGTGCAGCACTCCCGCCCCTAAAGACTACGGCGGCTCTTGGATGCCAGTGAACAGATTTCAAAGCGCACCGACAGAAATCCCGTTGTCCCCTGCCTATACCTTCTACGCTTCGCCTATGGACGCGACGCTTCGGAACATGCTGACCCGTTGGGCCTCCGACAATGGACTGCAGTTGGTCTATCAAATCGGTTCCGACTTCACGCTCCATCAACCCGTGGCGCGGGTTCGAAGCAACGATATCCAAACCGCAGTGAGTGAACTGAGTGCTATCTATGCGCCACAGGGCATTGTCATTGTGGCTGACAGCAAGAGAATCGCGGTTCAGCCTGCGGCATCTGCTGCACCTACCGCTGTAGGGTTGCCCTGA
- a CDS encoding M20 family metallopeptidase, with the protein MSHTAPAIAASAAPASAQPLLDWLASQEQAMADLLAQIVNIDSGSGHEAGVRQVAAALRGRLEAAGIPVQTFPEPGWGECILAKVPGSDTAAAGHYQLMGHMDTVFPLGTAAQRPWRVEGGKAYGPGVADMKSGLVMNVFVAEALARFGGNATPVHLLFTADEEVGSPACRTVIREHVQGARAVLNAEPGRISGNVVNERKGSYRIDFEVTGVAAHAGINPAQGASAIDALARKILALHALNACEPGITVNVGFIQGGMASNVVAPLAAAHVDLRYTAENDLDGVLARIQAIIEEESLPRTSGRIVAKTGTLPMARTPDDLLQTYQRCAQQVGFAVEGESTGGAADSGITSNMGIPSLCALGPVGGYAHSEREFCDLTTFVPRAQALALTLLALG; encoded by the coding sequence ATGTCCCACACCGCGCCTGCCATCGCCGCCTCGGCGGCTCCCGCCTCCGCCCAGCCCTTGCTCGACTGGCTTGCCTCGCAGGAACAGGCCATGGCCGATCTGCTGGCGCAGATCGTCAACATCGACAGCGGCAGCGGCCATGAAGCAGGCGTGCGCCAGGTCGCCGCGGCCCTGCGCGGCCGCCTGGAGGCCGCCGGCATCCCGGTGCAGACCTTTCCGGAACCCGGCTGGGGCGAGTGCATCCTGGCCAAGGTGCCGGGCAGTGATACCGCGGCCGCAGGCCATTACCAGCTGATGGGCCACATGGACACGGTCTTCCCGCTGGGCACGGCCGCCCAGCGCCCCTGGCGCGTGGAGGGCGGCAAGGCCTACGGCCCCGGCGTGGCCGACATGAAGTCCGGCCTGGTGATGAACGTCTTCGTGGCCGAGGCCCTGGCCCGCTTTGGCGGCAACGCCACGCCGGTGCACCTGCTGTTCACGGCCGACGAGGAAGTGGGCTCGCCCGCCTGCCGCACCGTGATCCGCGAGCACGTCCAGGGCGCCCGCGCTGTGCTGAACGCCGAGCCGGGCCGCATCAGCGGCAACGTGGTGAATGAGCGCAAGGGCTCGTACCGCATCGATTTCGAGGTGACGGGCGTGGCCGCGCATGCAGGCATCAATCCCGCGCAGGGCGCGAGTGCCATCGACGCGCTGGCCCGCAAGATCCTGGCGCTGCATGCGCTCAACGCCTGCGAGCCCGGCATCACCGTCAACGTCGGCTTCATCCAGGGCGGCATGGCGTCCAACGTGGTGGCCCCGCTGGCCGCCGCGCACGTGGACCTGCGCTACACGGCCGAGAACGACCTGGACGGCGTGCTCGCCCGCATCCAGGCGATCATCGAAGAAGAGTCTTTGCCGCGCACCAGTGGCCGCATCGTCGCCAAGACGGGCACCCTGCCCATGGCCCGCACGCCGGACGACCTGCTGCAGACCTACCAGCGCTGCGCACAGCAGGTGGGTTTCGCCGTCGAGGGCGAATCCACCGGCGGCGCGGCCGACAGCGGCATCACGTCGAACATGGGCATCCCGTCGCTCTGCGCTCTCGGCCCCGTGGGCGGCTACGCGCACAGCGAGCGCGAGTTCTGCGACCTGACCACCTTCGTGCCGCGCGCCCAGGCGCTGGCGCTCACGCTGCTGGCGCTGGGCTGA
- a CDS encoding transposase: MSDSVFIGIDVSSQTLEVASSSQAKTWQVANDAAGIEQLVDQASALTSALVVLEATGGYEFEAACALQAAGLAVVVVNPRTARDFARAMGALAKTDALDARMLAAFARVLHQHPERERFVKPLANAELQQLQALVLRRRQLVQMLTAERQRLRLAHAAARPSIERVIEFLKQEIGDSEAEVATHVQGHHSQLAQALASVPGIGAASVAVLLAELPELGKLDRRRIAALVGVAPLNRDSGQMRGQRSIWGGRADVRRTLYMATLVAVRHNPALKACYERLLAVGKRKKVALVACMRKLLTMLNAIAKHGSTWDPAMHNA; this comes from the coding sequence GTGTCCGACTCTGTTTTTATTGGTATTGACGTCTCCAGCCAGACGCTGGAGGTGGCCAGCAGCAGCCAGGCCAAGACCTGGCAGGTCGCCAACGACGCAGCTGGCATTGAGCAACTGGTCGATCAGGCATCGGCCTTGACGTCGGCTCTGGTGGTGCTGGAGGCCACCGGCGGCTACGAGTTCGAGGCAGCGTGTGCGCTGCAGGCCGCAGGCCTTGCGGTGGTCGTGGTGAACCCTCGCACGGCCCGCGACTTTGCCCGCGCCATGGGCGCTCTTGCCAAGACCGATGCGCTGGACGCGCGCATGCTGGCGGCCTTCGCCCGCGTGCTGCACCAACACCCCGAGCGCGAACGCTTCGTCAAGCCGCTGGCCAATGCCGAGCTGCAGCAGTTGCAGGCACTGGTGCTGCGCCGGCGCCAGTTGGTGCAGATGCTGACTGCCGAGCGACAGCGCCTGCGGCTGGCCCATGCCGCCGCTCGCCCGAGCATCGAGCGGGTCATCGAGTTCCTCAAGCAAGAGATTGGCGACAGCGAGGCCGAGGTGGCAACGCATGTGCAAGGACACCACTCGCAGCTGGCCCAGGCGCTGGCCAGTGTGCCGGGCATTGGCGCAGCCAGCGTGGCAGTGCTGCTGGCCGAGTTGCCAGAGCTGGGCAAACTCGACCGGCGCCGCATTGCTGCGCTGGTGGGCGTAGCTCCCCTGAACCGAGACTCCGGCCAGATGCGCGGGCAGCGCTCCATCTGGGGCGGGCGGGCAGATGTGCGACGCACGCTGTACATGGCCACCCTTGTGGCGGTGCGCCACAACCCAGCGCTCAAGGCCTGCTACGAACGCCTGCTGGCAGTGGGCAAGCGCAAGAAGGTTGCCCTGGTCGCTTGCATGCGCAAGCTACTGACCATGCTCAACGCCATAGCCAAGCATGGCTCCACATGGGATCCGGCTATGCATAACGCTTGA